A window of the Haloquadratum walsbyi C23 genome harbors these coding sequences:
- a CDS encoding DUF7530 family protein, with translation MTTANQKEFGETWVYESIISALPGIDIPNTLAIGIQLVFFETAVLAFAVWDNNGAIAIVGSAAVLLATLGSVEMLRISRLVRSRAVPTSYKRLLFGSKVETVLGVLVYVALITHLFVFEPQQSVRPLLHSLLGANPPIVVMYVLLLVGWDISYRIGTNWWASLLGLWRAGRYRISNEGSHEFNLDPETARLLRRADSETALFGLLQLSIAPVLKTGSVLQNVLIIHVIAVVIVSGTAAILMSPSFH, from the coding sequence ATGACAACTGCAAATCAAAAAGAGTTCGGTGAAACATGGGTGTATGAAAGTATTATCAGCGCACTTCCTGGTATCGATATCCCGAATACCCTTGCGATTGGAATTCAACTTGTCTTTTTCGAGACAGCAGTTCTTGCCTTCGCAGTGTGGGATAATAATGGCGCGATTGCAATCGTTGGGAGTGCTGCGGTTCTGCTTGCCACACTCGGTAGTGTCGAGATGCTCCGTATCAGTCGGCTTGTCCGCTCGCGGGCAGTACCAACAAGCTATAAGCGGTTATTGTTTGGTTCAAAGGTAGAGACTGTTCTGGGAGTGTTGGTTTATGTGGCACTTATCACCCATCTGTTTGTATTTGAGCCCCAACAGAGTGTACGACCGTTATTGCATTCGCTTCTCGGAGCGAACCCACCAATTGTTGTCATGTATGTGCTTTTGCTCGTTGGGTGGGATATCTCATATCGCATTGGGACGAACTGGTGGGCAAGCTTGCTTGGACTTTGGCGAGCAGGTCGGTACCGAATTTCAAATGAGGGTTCGCATGAATTTAATCTTGATCCAGAAACGGCTCGCCTTCTTCGCCGTGCAGACTCTGAAACAGCACTTTTTGGTCTGCTCCAACTATCGATCGCTCCCGTTCTGAAAACAGGGTCAGTACTTCAAAATGTCCTGATCATCCACGTCATTGCTGTTGTTATTGTCTCTGGGACAGCAGCGATATTAATGAGTCCAAGCTTCCATTGA
- a CDS encoding SDR family oxidoreductase → MNNMESFDGQVVLITGASSGIGAATARRFASAGATVVLAARTEATLETVASECEAMGGTALTVPTDVVSHTAVDALIDATIERFNQLDICIVNAGTGESADTALPEIPIEQFKQVTETNVHGAFYTTRAAIPHLRETNGSLIFIGSFKGKYPSTSTPIYAASKWWLRGFAASVAGRVGPDGVATTLINPSGVTTNFGSQFRERSNNETLDSDTTLDVTDVVGAILFAARQDAPAAVTELDLNREDIFYRF, encoded by the coding sequence ATGAATAATATGGAGTCATTTGACGGACAAGTCGTACTTATCACAGGTGCGAGCTCAGGTATCGGAGCAGCGACCGCGCGGCGATTTGCGAGTGCTGGAGCGACTGTTGTGCTCGCTGCCCGGACTGAAGCAACGCTCGAGACAGTGGCAAGTGAGTGTGAGGCGATGGGCGGGACCGCGCTTACGGTCCCCACAGATGTCGTCAGCCATACCGCAGTTGATGCGCTCATTGATGCCACCATTGAACGGTTTAATCAACTCGATATCTGCATCGTGAATGCTGGAACCGGCGAGTCCGCTGACACCGCACTCCCAGAGATACCTATTGAGCAATTCAAACAAGTAACTGAGACGAATGTCCACGGTGCGTTTTATACAACTCGTGCAGCAATCCCTCACTTGCGAGAAACCAATGGATCACTGATTTTCATCGGGAGTTTCAAAGGTAAATATCCGAGTACATCAACGCCGATATACGCTGCTTCAAAATGGTGGCTCCGGGGATTCGCAGCCAGCGTGGCCGGTCGTGTCGGACCAGATGGAGTTGCGACAACCCTCATCAATCCGTCTGGAGTTACGACAAACTTTGGTTCGCAATTCCGCGAACGTTCAAATAACGAGACGCTTGATTCAGATACAACTCTTGATGTGACTGATGTTGTCGGCGCAATCTTATTCGCTGCTCGACAGGATGCACCTGCAGCGGTGACCGAACTTGATCTCAATCGAGAAGATATTTTTTACAGATTTTAA
- a CDS encoding NmrA family NAD(P)-binding protein, whose translation MRIAIAGATGCVGSRLIPRLLDAGHTVTALVRDASAPRSESLVSAPGVRVVEGDLLTPAGVDECCCDADIGVYLVHSLGSGSNYADRDCQAATAFARAASTASINRVVYLGGLGDVDGDGDDHLHSRRAVESVLGADRYDYQLTTVRAGVVIGSNSLSFQLMRQCAARVPVAPVPPAINTPCQPIAVRDVVQYLTAIINTKTTAEVIEVGAPNARPYADLLRVVANALQTRFSVHIIPRMPLPAAALGLAAVTDVPYQTVSPLVESLSTPAVVSDPKPAIALGVDPIRFETAVDEVLRPTETSMMPNAKS comes from the coding sequence ATGCGTATCGCTATTGCTGGAGCGACTGGGTGCGTTGGAAGCCGATTAATCCCGAGGCTTCTTGATGCTGGTCATACAGTCACAGCACTTGTCCGCGATGCCTCAGCGCCTCGTTCCGAATCGCTTGTTTCAGCCCCAGGCGTTCGAGTTGTCGAAGGCGACTTGCTCACCCCAGCAGGTGTTGACGAGTGCTGTTGCGATGCAGACATTGGTGTCTATCTCGTTCACTCACTTGGATCAGGTTCAAACTACGCAGATAGAGATTGTCAGGCTGCGACAGCCTTTGCCCGTGCTGCATCAACGGCTAGTATCAATCGCGTTGTCTACCTCGGCGGTCTCGGAGATGTAGACGGAGATGGGGATGATCATCTCCACTCTCGGAGGGCAGTCGAATCTGTTCTCGGTGCTGACCGGTATGATTATCAACTGACAACAGTTCGAGCGGGTGTCGTCATCGGTTCGAATAGCCTCAGTTTTCAATTAATGCGACAATGTGCTGCTCGGGTCCCTGTTGCGCCGGTTCCCCCGGCGATAAATACACCATGTCAACCAATTGCCGTACGCGATGTCGTGCAGTATCTTACTGCTATCATCAATACCAAGACCACTGCTGAGGTGATTGAGGTCGGTGCACCGAATGCTCGACCGTATGCCGACTTACTGAGAGTGGTTGCTAATGCACTTCAGACACGATTCAGCGTTCACATTATCCCTCGAATGCCACTTCCTGCGGCAGCTCTTGGTCTTGCTGCAGTCACAGATGTCCCATACCAGACGGTTTCGCCACTTGTCGAGAGCCTGTCAACACCTGCTGTCGTTTCAGACCCGAAGCCAGCAATAGCGCTTGGTGTTGACCCGATCAGGTTCGAAACAGCTGTTGATGAGGTGCTGAGACCAACCGAGACCTCTATGATGCCGAACGCAAAGTCATGA
- the uvsE gene encoding UV DNA damage repair endonuclease UvsE, translating into MLGYAGRNNTLRDHQPPVRCNRGMQKKTWEDKGLPYAGELAEQNFRDLLTILQWNYEHDIGFYRCTSQSFVPWNSQYNIESLPNIDTIREVAEQCGEFIQDHDMRLSFHPDYFVKPASTTRSTREKARKSLENHGSWLDLMGLPQTNEYPINIHIGGHYGDKASTADRFIEFMKTVSSSVADRLVIENDDSPNLWSVTELVESISTITDCPITFDYHHHSFSTDGTTYREAFALAADTWGVCPVTHYSEPAILHAENADRPQTHASYVDRVPSWLHTQADVMIECDGKELAVNQVQTTT; encoded by the coding sequence ATGCTTGGATACGCTGGTCGTAACAACACGCTTCGGGATCACCAACCCCCAGTGAGATGCAACCGAGGGATGCAAAAGAAAACCTGGGAGGACAAAGGACTCCCATACGCTGGTGAACTTGCTGAACAGAACTTCCGCGACCTGCTAACTATTCTTCAATGGAACTATGAACACGATATCGGGTTCTATCGATGTACATCACAGTCATTTGTCCCGTGGAATTCTCAGTATAATATTGAATCACTCCCAAATATCGACACGATTCGAGAAGTCGCTGAACAATGTGGTGAATTTATTCAAGATCACGATATGCGGCTTTCATTTCACCCAGACTATTTCGTTAAACCGGCTTCCACGACGAGAAGTACCCGCGAGAAAGCTCGAAAAAGTCTTGAAAATCATGGCTCATGGCTCGACTTGATGGGTCTCCCACAAACGAATGAATATCCGATTAATATCCATATTGGCGGTCATTACGGTGACAAAGCGAGTACAGCAGACCGCTTTATCGAATTTATGAAGACGGTCTCATCAAGTGTTGCTGATCGACTTGTGATTGAAAATGATGATAGCCCGAATCTCTGGTCTGTGACAGAACTTGTTGAAAGTATCTCGACTATCACTGACTGTCCTATCACATTCGACTATCATCATCATTCGTTCTCTACGGACGGGACCACATATCGTGAAGCATTCGCGTTGGCTGCAGATACGTGGGGTGTATGTCCAGTAACACACTACTCCGAACCGGCAATCTTGCATGCAGAGAACGCAGATCGACCACAGACTCATGCGTCGTATGTTGACCGTGTACCATCATGGCTCCATACTCAGGCTGATGTGATGATTGAATGTGATGGAAAAGAACTTGCTGTAAACCAGGTCCAAACAACTACTTGA
- a CDS encoding 2'-5' RNA ligase family protein encodes MSNEYSIWFIPDRDSDAYRRLSTIISEYAEMYDDAPEFRPHITILGGIDRDVSTLKKDVKNLAEECNPVQTVLTGVQCSTTKHQCVFLLVEPTVNILSAHKAMRDTCNIDHRMYVPHLSIIYSEMNITERLQIINSTDVSSLQGTIYSDEIALINTKKEVPDWEMIESYDLSLK; translated from the coding sequence GTGTCAAATGAGTACTCAATATGGTTCATTCCTGACCGTGACTCGGATGCATATCGGCGCTTATCAACTATAATCAGTGAGTACGCTGAGATGTATGACGATGCCCCTGAGTTCAGACCGCACATCACCATCCTTGGTGGAATTGACCGCGATGTCTCAACTCTAAAAAAGGATGTGAAAAATCTCGCTGAGGAATGTAATCCAGTGCAAACTGTGTTGACGGGAGTACAGTGTTCGACAACGAAACACCAATGTGTGTTTTTATTAGTTGAACCGACGGTGAACATTCTTTCTGCACATAAAGCAATGAGAGATACATGTAATATTGATCACAGAATGTATGTTCCACATCTTAGCATCATATACAGTGAAATGAATATAACGGAGCGACTACAAATTATTAATTCGACTGATGTTTCATCATTGCAAGGTACAATCTACTCTGATGAGATTGCACTCATTAATACAAAAAAAGAAGTCCCAGACTGGGAGATGATCGAGAGCTATGATCTATCATTGAAATAA
- a CDS encoding peroxiredoxin family protein, with protein sequence MSTRLTDFSLPNVSAGPDPFSVATLSEEIEFVVLFFQRDHYCTNCRKQVQAIAEQIDAFHEHNAEAVSIVPEPVERVAEWQSKYDLPYPLLADPAAETGEAYDQPVRFGILGRFSDFFGRMPAVVILDRRLSPTEIAYTYKGSSTFDRPDIKTLLTELESLQAAPEVDVS encoded by the coding sequence ATGTCAACTCGACTAACTGATTTTTCATTACCTAATGTATCTGCTGGACCGGACCCGTTTTCGGTAGCTACATTATCGGAGGAGATTGAGTTTGTCGTTCTCTTTTTTCAACGTGATCACTATTGCACCAACTGTCGTAAACAGGTACAAGCAATCGCCGAACAAATAGATGCCTTTCACGAGCATAACGCAGAAGCTGTTTCGATCGTCCCTGAGCCTGTCGAGCGTGTCGCAGAATGGCAGTCGAAATATGATCTTCCATATCCACTATTAGCCGATCCAGCAGCCGAAACTGGAGAGGCTTATGACCAACCTGTTCGGTTTGGAATATTAGGACGATTCAGCGACTTCTTCGGTCGGATGCCAGCGGTTGTCATTCTCGATCGTCGTCTCTCACCAACGGAAATTGCGTATACATATAAAGGAAGTTCAACGTTTGATCGACCTGATATTAAGACCCTTCTCACTGAATTAGAATCACTTCAGGCAGCACCCGAGGTTGATGTCTCATGA
- a CDS encoding rubrerythrin-like domain-containing protein, with amino-acid sequence MMRTDPNYSVGDLHICRDCGTGVEDVEEQSRCPKCGGTMRNTTVAHD; translated from the coding sequence ATGATGAGAACGGATCCAAACTATTCTGTCGGCGATTTACATATCTGTCGTGATTGTGGAACTGGTGTCGAGGATGTAGAAGAGCAGAGTCGTTGTCCAAAATGTGGCGGCACAATGAGAAATACGACTGTCGCACACGACTAG
- a CDS encoding M28 family peptidase translates to MTDWIGETFTSNIGWKHLERLVDIDIRMAGSGGERHAAEVTRDALTDVGVRDAHLEEFEIQGWARESAAIHAGDTAQDCIALPRSPSGNVMGELVDIGHGLPADFDCDLNEKVILAASDIPDWHDRYVHRREKYYRAVNAGASAFIYRNHVNGCLPPTGSVGTEEAPIGEIPAVGVSKEVGKRLSRRFTGDDVVVNTHVDIYDTTSQNIHADLGPKTENAVLLTSHVDAHDIGEGAADNAAGTAIVLEVARALAQRESELDTRVHLLVYGAEEIGLVGSQYDADSRDYETIKAIINNDGVVRNRTLVCHAHGFDDLIDAADRVAARMDHPIDVPPELNPHSDHWPYVTWGVPGYHIRADTGDVGRGWGHTHADTLDKLSVRDLREQAILLTELVIELASDDTTVAHRPPSAIADQLERENRAEGMQVIGDWPYTKTIDR, encoded by the coding sequence ATGACTGATTGGATTGGTGAGACATTCACAAGTAACATCGGATGGAAGCATCTTGAGAGGCTTGTTGATATCGATATCCGGATGGCTGGCAGCGGTGGGGAACGCCATGCTGCTGAGGTGACACGTGATGCACTTACAGATGTTGGTGTACGAGATGCACATCTCGAAGAATTTGAAATACAGGGCTGGGCGCGTGAGTCTGCTGCGATACATGCTGGGGATACAGCGCAGGACTGCATTGCTCTTCCTCGCAGTCCAAGCGGAAATGTAATGGGTGAATTAGTTGATATTGGGCACGGACTCCCCGCTGACTTTGATTGTGATCTTAATGAGAAGGTCATCCTTGCTGCCAGTGACATCCCAGATTGGCACGATCGTTACGTTCATCGACGAGAGAAATATTACCGAGCAGTCAATGCTGGAGCCTCAGCATTCATCTATCGGAACCACGTCAACGGATGCTTACCCCCAACCGGTAGCGTTGGAACTGAGGAAGCTCCGATCGGAGAAATCCCAGCAGTTGGTGTCTCAAAAGAGGTCGGAAAACGGCTTTCTCGACGATTTACAGGGGATGATGTGGTTGTCAACACTCATGTCGATATTTATGACACGACAAGTCAGAATATCCATGCTGACCTTGGTCCAAAGACAGAGAATGCTGTTTTATTGACAAGTCATGTTGATGCCCACGATATTGGAGAAGGGGCGGCTGATAATGCTGCTGGAACCGCAATAGTGCTCGAAGTTGCACGCGCACTTGCACAGCGTGAATCTGAGCTTGATACCCGCGTGCATCTTCTTGTGTATGGAGCCGAGGAAATTGGACTCGTTGGGTCGCAATACGATGCTGATTCGCGTGATTATGAGACGATTAAGGCAATTATAAATAATGACGGGGTTGTTCGGAATCGAACGCTCGTGTGTCATGCACATGGGTTTGATGATCTTATCGACGCTGCTGACCGCGTTGCTGCCCGCATGGATCATCCGATTGATGTGCCACCTGAATTGAATCCACACAGTGACCATTGGCCATATGTCACATGGGGTGTCCCGGGGTATCATATTCGAGCAGATACAGGCGATGTCGGTCGTGGCTGGGGTCATACTCACGCCGATACACTTGATAAATTATCGGTCCGTGACCTTCGTGAGCAAGCGATTTTATTGACCGAACTGGTTATTGAACTCGCCAGCGACGATACAACAGTCGCCCATCGCCCACCATCAGCGATTGCTGATCAACTTGAGCGTGAAAATCGCGCTGAAGGGATGCAAGTCATTGGCGATTGGCCGTATACGAAAACTATAGATCGGTGA
- the fer gene encoding ferredoxin Fer: MATVEYLNYETLDDKGWEMDDNDLFEKAADSDLDTEDYGSLEVNEGEYILEAAEAQGYDWPFSCRAGACANCAAIVTEGEIDMDMQQILSDEEVSERNVRLTCIGSPAADNIKIVYNAKHLDYLQNRVIG, encoded by the coding sequence ATGGCAACTGTAGAATATCTGAATTATGAGACCCTTGATGATAAGGGCTGGGAAATGGATGATAATGATCTTTTCGAGAAGGCTGCTGATTCCGATCTCGATACTGAAGATTACGGATCACTTGAGGTAAACGAGGGCGAATACATTCTTGAAGCTGCAGAAGCACAAGGGTATGATTGGCCATTCTCCTGTCGTGCAGGTGCATGCGCAAACTGCGCTGCAATCGTGACGGAAGGAGAAATCGACATGGACATGCAGCAGATTCTTTCCGATGAAGAAGTCTCTGAAAGGAACGTTCGGCTGACATGTATCGGATCACCAGCAGCCGATAATATCAAGATTGTTTACAACGCAAAACATCTTGATTATCTCCAAAATCGCGTCATCGGCTAA
- a CDS encoding TIGR00725 family protein produces MRISVVGGSTVTDDEYARAERLGEVVGERGHELICGGLGGVMEAVCKGAQNTGAHTIGIIPGKDPKQANEYVETAIATGINDARNPVIVMNGDGVVAVDGGPGTLSEIGHALTFKKPVAGLDTHRVNGVYGIEHIEVPIEAVRYLEDSIES; encoded by the coding sequence ATGCGTATAAGTGTAGTTGGTGGAAGTACGGTTACAGATGATGAGTACGCAAGAGCAGAGCGTCTGGGTGAGGTAGTAGGTGAGCGGGGTCACGAACTCATTTGTGGGGGGTTAGGTGGCGTGATGGAAGCGGTTTGTAAGGGTGCACAAAATACAGGGGCTCATACAATTGGTATCATTCCAGGCAAGGATCCGAAGCAAGCAAACGAATATGTTGAAACAGCGATTGCAACAGGAATCAATGATGCACGGAATCCAGTTATTGTAATGAATGGTGATGGCGTCGTTGCTGTTGATGGTGGTCCTGGGACACTTTCAGAAATAGGGCATGCGCTTACATTTAAGAAACCAGTGGCTGGTCTTGATACACATCGCGTTAATGGTGTTTACGGTATCGAACATATTGAAGTACCAATAGAGGCAGTTAGATATCTTGAAGATAGCATTGAGTCATAA
- a CDS encoding class I SAM-dependent methyltransferase, translating to MQGMLETALANPWDTLRSILDDPLHPGGREATEELLDRAAVTTGTQVADIGCGAGTSLSIARDRGANVVGVDRSPSGRETVRGDMRQLPLSNNSVEVVLAECVMCLTEQHETALTETARIVEPDGYLALSDVTVEGQLPDLPAPITTGLCLESSRSRQGTIEAIEAAGYDVIDVQNHRDDILAMQEKLEKKVDYEQILGLLGERGRRLLDGIHEAEAAVAEDRIGYLSVVAQRSM from the coding sequence ATGCAGGGAATGCTTGAGACTGCGCTTGCAAACCCATGGGATACGCTTCGCAGCATTCTTGATGATCCGCTTCACCCAGGCGGTCGCGAGGCAACAGAGGAGCTGTTAGATCGCGCCGCGGTAACTACAGGAACGCAAGTTGCTGACATTGGCTGTGGAGCCGGTACGTCGCTCTCCATAGCGCGTGACCGTGGGGCTAATGTTGTGGGAGTTGATCGTTCACCAAGCGGGAGAGAGACCGTCCGCGGTGATATGCGACAGCTTCCGCTTTCAAATAATAGCGTCGAGGTCGTGCTTGCAGAATGTGTAATGTGTCTCACTGAACAACATGAAACCGCACTCACTGAAACGGCTCGAATCGTCGAGCCAGACGGATATCTTGCGCTTTCAGATGTGACTGTTGAGGGACAACTGCCTGATTTACCAGCCCCAATTACCACTGGACTCTGTTTAGAATCCAGCCGCAGTCGACAGGGAACAATCGAGGCAATTGAAGCGGCTGGATATGACGTGATAGACGTTCAGAACCATCGTGATGACATCTTAGCGATGCAAGAGAAATTAGAAAAGAAAGTTGATTATGAACAAATACTTGGACTGCTCGGTGAGCGCGGACGGCGGTTACTTGATGGAATTCACGAAGCGGAAGCCGCTGTTGCAGAGGATCGTATTGGCTATCTCTCAGTGGTCGCGCAGCGGTCTATGTAA
- a CDS encoding radical SAM protein — translation MSQIKRRLESTTSLCPSCLTLIPGEYVTDDSSVYLHRECPEHGETTRKVWDSLDHWEWAKQFQPDAEFNPDGDFTVSNDHACLAVIEVTSDCNLSCSFCFASSGPGGTHRSFETVEKLLQTIVKSGGPRPIQFSGGEPTVRDDLPEIVERAVQMGFEHIQINTNGIELVEKKGYASRLSDAGVTAIYLQFDGLQSETYEAIRGVDLADLKREAVKTCREAGLSVVLVPTIVPGTNDHEMGDIVRYALENRDIVESVNFQPVAHFGRYETNDGRFSLDTAAKRLAEGFEVIEPRDLMPVPCCSAYCQSATGLLPSEQGPVPVTKFLSADLFTNISGLVDESDWMELIAKTPAGGEAACQTANCCGGDAPSLPAGADEMLDRVLPISLTGFMDADAADAGRLDNCCISVPTEDGELVPFCGYNMTTDDGEYALRNRNNWGGRPGVNEPLPIDDDAGCSVEDAEQDSSVTEAIEVTDQSASRGE, via the coding sequence ATGAGTCAAATCAAACGGAGACTGGAGTCAACGACAAGCCTCTGTCCGAGTTGTCTTACTCTCATTCCGGGTGAATATGTCACCGATGATAGCTCAGTGTATCTTCATCGTGAATGTCCAGAGCACGGTGAGACGACACGGAAAGTTTGGGATTCACTTGATCACTGGGAGTGGGCAAAGCAATTTCAACCTGATGCCGAATTTAATCCGGATGGGGATTTCACTGTCAGTAATGACCACGCTTGTCTGGCAGTCATTGAGGTGACCTCTGACTGCAATCTTTCATGTTCATTCTGCTTTGCAAGTTCGGGACCCGGTGGGACACATCGATCATTCGAGACTGTTGAAAAATTGTTACAGACAATTGTAAAGAGTGGTGGTCCACGACCGATTCAGTTCTCTGGTGGTGAGCCGACAGTTCGCGATGACCTCCCAGAGATTGTTGAACGAGCAGTTCAGATGGGATTCGAACACATTCAAATCAACACAAATGGTATTGAGCTTGTTGAAAAAAAGGGGTATGCCAGTCGACTCTCTGACGCTGGGGTTACTGCGATATATCTACAATTCGATGGGCTTCAATCAGAGACATATGAAGCAATCCGAGGGGTTGACTTAGCCGATCTTAAGCGTGAAGCAGTCAAGACCTGTCGAGAAGCTGGACTCTCTGTTGTATTAGTACCGACAATTGTTCCTGGCACGAATGATCACGAGATGGGAGATATTGTTCGATATGCATTAGAAAATCGCGATATTGTTGAGTCCGTCAATTTCCAGCCGGTGGCTCACTTTGGTCGGTATGAGACGAATGACGGTCGATTCTCATTAGATACGGCTGCGAAACGTCTTGCTGAGGGATTTGAAGTGATTGAGCCACGGGATCTCATGCCCGTTCCGTGCTGTTCGGCATACTGTCAATCAGCCACTGGGTTACTCCCTAGTGAACAGGGTCCAGTTCCAGTGACAAAGTTCCTCTCAGCGGATCTGTTCACTAACATATCTGGTCTGGTTGATGAAAGTGACTGGATGGAATTAATTGCAAAAACTCCGGCTGGTGGTGAGGCTGCCTGTCAGACGGCTAATTGTTGTGGAGGAGATGCTCCTTCGCTCCCAGCAGGCGCGGATGAAATGCTTGATCGTGTGCTTCCAATATCATTAACCGGGTTCATGGATGCCGATGCTGCCGATGCCGGTCGATTAGATAATTGCTGTATTTCTGTGCCGACCGAAGATGGTGAATTAGTCCCATTTTGTGGATATAATATGACGACTGATGACGGTGAATATGCACTTCGGAATCGAAACAACTGGGGAGGGAGACCAGGAGTCAATGAGCCATTACCTATTGATGATGACGCTGGGTGTTCTGTTGAGGATGCTGAGCAGGATTCCAGTGTCACTGAGGCAATAGAAGTCACCGATCAATCAGCATCACGTGGTGAATAA
- a CDS encoding dCTP deaminase/dUTPase family protein has protein sequence MDSIGEAVAEIIHEPTQIRDDGGVDITVNEIYNIQQPGQLDFGGSEIKPADVQSHSKQLHNESDTYQWWHLDEGTYLIEYNESLSTKAHLQPRTEMLEQGATHPSIRVESLPMIPLSVPSTGIHIKENARVSVIFPIA, from the coding sequence ATGGATTCGATTGGAGAGGCAGTGGCTGAAATTATACATGAACCAACACAAATACGCGATGATGGTGGGGTTGATATCACCGTGAATGAAATATATAACATACAGCAGCCTGGACAACTCGATTTTGGTGGTAGTGAGATTAAGCCTGCAGACGTACAGTCGCATTCAAAACAGCTTCACAACGAGAGCGATACTTACCAGTGGTGGCATCTTGATGAGGGAACATATTTGATTGAGTATAACGAATCACTGTCAACAAAAGCGCATCTTCAACCCCGGACAGAAATGCTTGAACAAGGAGCCACTCACCCATCGATACGCGTCGAATCGCTCCCAATGATTCCATTGTCTGTTCCTTCGACAGGGATTCATATAAAAGAGAATGCACGAGTCTCAGTCATTTTTCCAATAGCGTGA